Proteins encoded by one window of Epinephelus moara isolate mb chromosome 18, YSFRI_EMoa_1.0, whole genome shotgun sequence:
- the tanc2a gene encoding protein TANC2 isoform X1, giving the protein MDCTAAILKACARTRAKWCRHKRSSIRHPWRPASGCSCGGHVTAAGVVSHASSLVRRLLFYTCCCASHEERSELCREWVDRPGGSQRGGRGRSEEEGEDEELGPPPSVDEAADALMTRLGFLLGEKIISGEPGSPYHAQDDGQRISPSSSLASSSTSPCSTLQPPAGGEGGNNKHASSNHASVTSPTSTLESRDSGIIATLTSYSAESAAERDDGGGKCPGDGYHGSSLNLWQQGGRPVVASTSSSSMVAAGSVKDGFLYSTEDVMAASTYSLNKLHPDRGPGSARSSGSTHSIPLYLMPRPNSVAATSSAHLEDLAYLDEQQRHIPSRTSLRMPRQNSGSRSQQDHRVRFTPSLNLKPLHFEVSGLSSDWLFTGREWLFQEVDACLHSGDPATSRGVVIVGNMGFGKTAIIARLVALSCHGNRLWPTAESSQTMPKHAEAVSFSHDSLGRGGGGDEGGGGSCPGTPEMRRRQEAALRRLSGQVVSYHFCQADNCHTCLVPEFVHNMAAMLSDAPQLSVYRELLHRSPQLQSTLSLRSCIQDPSSALQKGILEPLDALYRERKLHVEGAGLIVLIDGLNEAEFHRPDYGDTLTSFLNRNIQKFPSWLKVITTVRTGQQDVTRSLPFHCISLDRMEENSAIDQDLQGYLMQRIHSSAEIQSNVSLSNGRLDNTALAKLISHLKSLSRGSYLYLKLTLDLIEGGYLVLKSSSFKVVPVSLAEVYLLQLNMRFPTQSSFQRVLPLLNVTVASLHPLTDQQLFEVVNAGALSGGTLHWGEFVHRVEQLSPFLLRRSDGSRMLNHASFREWLMWREEGQDDRFLCDPRSGHTLLAFWLCRQDGKLNRQQTLELGHHILKAHIYKGLSKKLGVSSSVLQGLWLSYSTESLSPALSSLRNLYTPNIKVSRLLIMGGADVDVRSDVLNNAPLLCVHAHLGHRDAVALLLDLGAQVDAQSHDGLTALGFAAAAGHLDIVTMLSQHRAKVGHVDSSGRCVLVHAAQRGHLNVLSFLLKRADWSCTSCCGQREASRRQALQQALTAAASMGQSELLSYLLDLPEEDEEEEERPEINTADSLWGETALTAAAGSGRLSVCRLLLDQGAAVEQGNRRGVTPLVSAVRRGHWQVVELLLSHGVEVNTMDQQGRTALMTAASEGHVTSAQLLLDHGASLEQTDREGLTALSWACLKGQLPLVRELVERGAATTHADRSGRTPLDLAAFRGDPEVVQHLVDHGASVEHVDCSGMRPLDRAVGCRNTSAVIALLKKGAKIGPATWAMATSKPDILMVLLSKLIQEGDRLYKQGKVREGAHSYQSALQKFPGDELKTFRQLRVCVLLNLSRCHRKMNDFGLAEEFATKALELKAKSYEAFYARARAKRGRRQFHAALEDLIEASNLCPTNREIQRLLSRVKEECRQAAQQQQDSPPPSSHRVHQQNVAVNEAWSRDSGCLQVQDREGLTEEEEEEEQREEGSHREGDAPPPHSSFHPPPVVQSLDTHGRPGVPSSSSLSPTHLYRHLPSPTHSPSSPCHSAPPPLSSSYPHFSPPPSPMQHQRPSPMSESMPALSGNGGHHHHHHHHHHQSQGGQQLYHLSNQRSFQKQNTVQGQWLQPAKVQVVRTSQPSSSAHSSMISAYSQFGQLPQELAELGEGICPNPLDIRPSLQAQAGLSSAASYPLNDEDVDLVCQVRPAPAYGREGGGERAGVNRFGQSRHFTRNQSKAAYYPMEVTESTVEPPDSLPPLHDFQYQYQGGLRRPLSAHPTSAPAPPPRPLAHSQGISVHFSTSSGSLAGGQPGNHSQGFRTSASVQHMDSPSDLTSVGGVTGYHDDLFLISSPQSEICMVGGGTYPGEAGRSSRNTPFMGIIDRTARVQPQYQQQAPSSSASCLSPSRSWAVSSVDTVVTSPSKAPTTQGGYGQPQPSSIAYHNRSNNNAHNDNQRDYYPQGEGSVHIASQNPSYLDVKLARTLPVIHSCSDRPSDRQTGPTSPVKPKRPFVESNV; this is encoded by the exons ATGGACTGCACGGCGGCGATTTTGAAAGCGTGCGCCCGCACCAGAGCAAAGTGGTGTCGGCACAAGCGGTCCTCCATCCGTCACCCGTGGAGACCGGCGAGTGGCTGCAGCTGCGGCGGACATGTCACGGCGGCAGGGGTCGTCAGTCACGCCTCTTCCCTCGTGCGGCGGTTGTTGTTTTACACCTGCTGTTGTGCGTCGCATGAGGAGAGATCTGAGCTGTGTCGGGAATGGGTGGATCGTCCTGGTGGAtctcagagaggaggaagaggaaggagtgAGGAGGAAG GTGAGGATGAGGAGTTAGGACCACCGCCCTCAGTGGACGAGGCGGCTGACGCTCTGATGACCAGGCTGGGCTTCCTGCTGGGGGAGAAGATCATCAGTGGAGAGCCGGGGTCGCCGTACCACGCCCAGGATGATGGACAG AGGATCTCTCCGTCCTCCAGCCTGGCGAGCAGCAGCACCTCCCCCTGCTCCACCCTGCAgcctcctgctggaggagaGGGCGGCAACAACAAGCACGCCTCCTCCAACCACGCCTCCGTCACCTCCCCCACCTCCACGCTGGAGAGCAGAGACAGCGGCATCATAG CCACACTCACCAGCTACTCTGCCGAGTCCGCCGCAGAGCGGGACGACGGCGGCGGCAAGTGTCCCGGTGACGGTTACCATGGCAGCAGCCTGAATCTGTGGCAGCAGGGGGGCCGGCCGGTGGTGGCCTCCACGTCTTCTTCCTCTATGGTGGCAGCAGGAAGTGTGAAAGATGGCTTCCTGTACAGCACGGAGGACGTCATGGCCGCCTCCACTTACAGCCTCAACAAACTCCACCCAGACCGAGGCCCTGGCTCCGCCCGCTCGTCAGGCTCCACCCACTCCATTCCTCTCTACCTCATGCCCCGGCCGAACTCAGTGGctg CCACTAGCTCCGCCCACCTTGAAGACCTGGCCTATCTggatgagcagcagagacaCATCCCGTCGAGGACGTCCCTCAGGATGCCCAGACAGAATTCTGGGAGTCGTAGTCAGCAGGACCAcagag TTCgtttcactccctctctcaACCTGAAGCCGCTCCACTTTGAGGTTTCCGGTCTCTcgtctgattggctgttcactGGCAGGGAGTGGCTTTTCCAGGAAGTGGATGCCTGTCTTCACAGCGGCGACCCAGCGACCAGTCGGGGCGTGGTGATCGTCGGCAACATGGGCTTCGGCAAAACGGCCATCATCGCCCGTCTGGTGGCtctcagttgtcatggaaaccGCTTGTGGCCCACCGCCGAAAGCAGCCAGACGATGCCCAAAC ATGCAGAGGCTGTTTCTTTCTCCCACGACTCCctgggaagaggaggaggaggagatgaaggaggaggaggaagctgtCCAGGGACTccagagatgaggaggaggcagGAGGCAGCGCTGAGGAGGCTCTCAGGACAG GTCGTCTCGTATCACTTCTGTCAGGCTGATAACTGTCACACCTGTCTGGTTCCCGAGTTCGTCCACAACATGGCGGCGATGCTGAGTGACGCCCCTCAGCTGTCGGTCTATAGAGAGCTCCTGCACCGGTCGCCACAGCTGCAGAGCACGCTCAGTCTGCGCTCCTGCATCCAGGATCCCAGCTCCGCCCTCCAGAAAGGAATACTAGAACCACTGGACGCTCTCTACAGAG AGAGGAAGTTACAcgtggagggggcggggcttattGTGCTAATCGATGGACTGAATGAGGCAGAGTTCCACCGGCCAGACTACGGTGACACACTGACTTCCTTCCTGAACCGAAATATCCAGAAATTTCCTTCCTGGTTGAAAGTCATCACCACTGTGAGGACCGGACAGCAG GACGTCACGCGCTCTCTGCCGTTTCACTGCATCTCTCTGGACAGGATGGAGGAGAACAGCGCCATAGACCAGGACCTGCAG GGTTACCTGATGCAGCGTATCCACAGCAGCGCAGAGATCCAGAGCAACGTGTCGCTGAGCAACGGTCGCCTCGACAACACGGCGCTGGCCAAGCTGATCAGCCACCTGAAGAGCCTGAGCAGGGGCTCGTACCTGTACCTGAAACTGACCCTGGATCTGATCGAGGGAGGATACCTGGTCCTGAAGAGCTCCAGCTTCAAG gtggtcCCTGTGAGTCTAGCTGAAGTCTacctgctgcagctcaacaTGCGGTTTCCCACCCAGTCATCTTTCCAGAGAGTTCTGCCACTTCTCAACGTGACTGTGGCGTCGCTGCACCCACTGACCGACCAGCAG CTGTTTGAGGTGGTAAACGCCGGCGCTCTGAGCGGAGGGACGCTGCACTGGGGAGAGTTTGTGCACCGGGTGGAGCAGCTCTCGCCTTTCCTGCTGCGACGGAGCGACGGCAGCAGGATGCTGAACCACGCCTCTTTCAGGGAGTGGCTGATGTGGAGAGAGGAGGGTCAGGACGACAGGTTCCTCTGCGACCCCAG GAGCGGTCACACTCTGCTGGCGTTCTGGCTCTGCAGACAGGACGGAAAGTTGAACCGACAGCAAACACTGGAGCTGGGACATCACATCCTGAAGGCTCACATCTACAAG GGTCTGAGTAAGAAGCTCGGGGTCTCCTCGTCAGTCCTGCAGGGGCTGTGGTTGTCCTACAGCACAGAGAGTCTGAGTCCTGCTCTGTCGTCGCTGAGGAACCTGTACACCCCCAACATCAAG GTGAGCAGGCTGCTGATTATGGGCGGGGCTGATGTGGATGTGCGGAGTGACGTCCTGAACAACGCCCCCCTGCTGTGCGTCCATGCTCACCTGGGACACAGAGACGCTGTGGCGCTGCTGCTCGACCTCGGAgctcag GTGGACGCTCAGTCACATGATGGTCTGACTGCGCTGGGATTCGCTGCTGCAGCCGGACATCTGGACATCGTCACCATGTTGAGTCAGCACAGAGCAAAG GTGGGACACGTGGACAGCTCAGGTCGCTGTGTGTTGGTGCACGCCGCTCAGCGCGGTCACCTCAACGTGCTGAGCTTCCTGCTGAAGCGTGCGGACTGGAGCTGCACTTCCTGCTGCGGCCAGAGGGAGGCGAGCAGGCGTCAGGCACTGCAGCAGGCGCTGACCGCAGCCGCCAGCATGGGCCAATCAGAGCTGTTGTCGTACCTCCTGGATCTCCCAGAGGaagacgaggaagaggaggagagacctGAGATCAACACAGCCGACAGTCTGTGGGGGGAGACAG ctctgacagcagcagcaggaagtggccgcctgtctgtctgcagacTGTTGTTGGATCAGGGAGCGGCTGTAGAACAAGGCAACAGGCGCGGCGTCACTCCGCTCGTCAGCGCTGTGAGACGAGGACACTGGCAg GTGGTGGAGCTCTTACTGAGTCACGGGGTGGAGGTCAACACGATGGACCAGCAGGGTCGAACTGCTCTGATGACGGCAGCCTCAGAGGGACATGTGACCAGCGCCCAGCTGCTGCTGGATCATG GAGCGTCTCTTGAGCAGACGGACAGGGAGGGGTTAACAGCGCTGAGCTGGGCGTGTCTCAAAGGCCAGCTCCCATTGGTCAGAGAGCTGGTGGAGAGAGGAGCAGCCACGACTCACGCTGACCGCAGCGGACGCACACCTCTGGATCTGGCTGCGTTCCGCGGTGACCCTGAAGTG GTGCAGCACCTGGTGGATCACGGTGCGTCGGTGGAGCACGTGGACTGCAGCGGGATGCGTCCTCTGGACCGGGCGGTCGGCTGCAGAAACACCTCAGCAGTCATCGCTCTGCTCAAAAAGGGAGCCAAGATTG gaccAGCGACGTGGGCCATGGCGACCTCTAAACCCGACATCCTAATGGTTCTGCTCAGTAAACTGATCCAAGAGGGAGACAGACTGTACAAG cAAGGTAAAGTGAGGGAAGGAGCTCACTCCTACCAGTCGGCTCTCCAGAAGTTTCCAGGCGACGAGCTGAAGACGTTCAGAcagctgagagtgtgtgtgctgctcaaCCTGTCCCGCTGCCACCGCAAGATGAAC GATTTTGGCCTCGCTGAGGAGTTTGCAACCAAGGCGCTGGAGCTGAAAGCAAAATCCTACGAAGCCTTTTACGCCCGAGCCCGTGCCAAACGTGGACGCAG ACAGTTCCATGCCGCCCTGGAGGACCTGATTGAGGCGAGCAACCTGTGCCCAACCAACCGGGAGATCCAGCGCCTGTTGTCCCGGGTCAAAGAGGAGTGTCGGCAGgctgcacaacaacaacaagactcTCCCCCTCCTTCGTCACATCGTGTTCATCAACAAAACGTGGCCGTTAATGAGGCCTGGAGCAGAGACTCAGGTTGTCTGCAGGTGCAGGACAGGGAGGGGCTtactgaggaagaagaggaagaggagcaaaGGGAGGAGGGGAGTCACAGGGAAGGAgatgctcctcctcctcactcctcctTCCACCCTCCACCTGTGGTTCAAAGTCTTGACACCCACGGCCGCCCTGGCGTGCCAtcatcctcctctctttctcccactcACCTGTATCGTCACCTCCCCAGCCCCACCCACTCCCCGTCTTCTCCATGTCACTCTGCGCCTCCTCCTCTATCCTCCTCTTATCCCCATTTcagccctcctccctccccgATGCAGCATCAGCGACCCAGTCCAATGTCGGAAAGTATGCCTGCGTTGTCAGGGAATGGaggtcaccaccaccaccaccaccaccaccaccaccagagcCAGGGAGGGCAGCAGCTCTACCACCTGTCCAATCAGAGATCCTTCCAGAAGCAGAACACTGTTCAAGGCCAGTGGCTCCAACCAGCCAAAGTCCAGGTCGTCAGAACCAGTCAGCCCAGTTCCTCGGCCCACTCCAGCATGATTTCTGCTTACTCCCAGTTTGGCCAATTGCCACAAGAACTGGCCGAGCTGGGGGAGGGCATCTGCCCGAACCCCCTCGACATCAGGCCCAGCCTGCAGGCCCAGGCTGGTCTGAGCTCTGCAGCTTCATATCCACTGAATGATGAAGACGTTGACTTGGTTTGCCAGGTAAGACCTGCACCAGCCTacgggagagagggaggaggggagagggcgggtgtaaatcgattTGGCCAGTCCCGTCACTTCACTCGCAACCAATCCAAAGCAGCCTACTACCCCATGGAAGTTACCGAGTCGACAGTGGAACCTCCTGACAGCCTTCCACCGTTGCACGATTTCCAATACCAGTATCAGGGGGGACTACGACGCCCGCTCAGTGCCCACCCAACCTCCGCCCCGGCTCCTCCCCCCAGGCCTCTTGCCCACTCCCAGGGTATCAGTGTCCATTTCTCCACCAGCAGCGGCAGCCTTGCAGGTGGGCAGCCCGGTAATCACAGCCAAGGCTTTAGGACCTCAGCCTCTGTCCAACACATGGATTCACCTTCAGATCTGACCTCGGTTGGAGGGGTTACTGGTTACCATGACGATCTCTTTTTGATCTCCTCTCCCCAATCAGAAATATGCATGGTCGGAGGCGGGACCTATCCTGGAGAGGCCGGCCGATCATCTAGGAACACTCCTTTTATGGGCATAATCGACAGGACGGCGAGGGTTCAGCCGCAGTACCAACAACAGGCTCCATCCAGTTCAGCGTCCTGTCTCAGCCCGTCTCGCTCCTGGGCCGTCTCGTCAGTGGACACGGTTGTAACCTCACCCAGCAAAGCCCCCACCACTCAAGGAGGCTACGGTCAACCCCAGCCATCCTCCATCGCCTACCACAACCGCAGCAACAACAACGCCCACAATGACAACCAGCGCGACTACTATCCTCAGGGTGAAGGCTCGGTGCACATCGCCAGTCAGAATCCCTCCTACCTGGATGTGAAGCTGGCCCGAACGCTGCCGGTGATTCATAGCTGCTCAGACAGACCCAGTGACAGACAGACGGGCCCTACCTCTCCTGTCAAACCAAAAAGACCTTTTGTAGAGTCCAACGTATAG
- the tanc2a gene encoding protein TANC2 isoform X3 has protein sequence MPRQNSGSRSQQDHRVRFTPSLNLKPLHFEVSGLSSDWLFTGREWLFQEVDACLHSGDPATSRGVVIVGNMGFGKTAIIARLVALSCHGNRLWPTAESSQTMPKHAEAVSFSHDSLGRGGGGDEGGGGSCPGTPEMRRRQEAALRRLSGQVVSYHFCQADNCHTCLVPEFVHNMAAMLSDAPQLSVYRELLHRSPQLQSTLSLRSCIQDPSSALQKGILEPLDALYRERKLHVEGAGLIVLIDGLNEAEFHRPDYGDTLTSFLNRNIQKFPSWLKVITTVRTGQQDVTRSLPFHCISLDRMEENSAIDQDLQGYLMQRIHSSAEIQSNVSLSNGRLDNTALAKLISHLKSLSRGSYLYLKLTLDLIEGGYLVLKSSSFKVVPVSLAEVYLLQLNMRFPTQSSFQRVLPLLNVTVASLHPLTDQQLFEVVNAGALSGGTLHWGEFVHRVEQLSPFLLRRSDGSRMLNHASFREWLMWREEGQDDRFLCDPRSGHTLLAFWLCRQDGKLNRQQTLELGHHILKAHIYKGLSKKLGVSSSVLQGLWLSYSTESLSPALSSLRNLYTPNIKVSRLLIMGGADVDVRSDVLNNAPLLCVHAHLGHRDAVALLLDLGAQVDAQSHDGLTALGFAAAAGHLDIVTMLSQHRAKVGHVDSSGRCVLVHAAQRGHLNVLSFLLKRADWSCTSCCGQREASRRQALQQALTAAASMGQSELLSYLLDLPEEDEEEEERPEINTADSLWGETALTAAAGSGRLSVCRLLLDQGAAVEQGNRRGVTPLVSAVRRGHWQVVELLLSHGVEVNTMDQQGRTALMTAASEGHVTSAQLLLDHGASLEQTDREGLTALSWACLKGQLPLVRELVERGAATTHADRSGRTPLDLAAFRGDPEVVQHLVDHGASVEHVDCSGMRPLDRAVGCRNTSAVIALLKKGAKIGPATWAMATSKPDILMVLLSKLIQEGDRLYKQGKVREGAHSYQSALQKFPGDELKTFRQLRVCVLLNLSRCHRKMNDFGLAEEFATKALELKAKSYEAFYARARAKRGRRQFHAALEDLIEASNLCPTNREIQRLLSRVKEECRQAAQQQQDSPPPSSHRVHQQNVAVNEAWSRDSGCLQVQDREGLTEEEEEEEQREEGSHREGDAPPPHSSFHPPPVVQSLDTHGRPGVPSSSSLSPTHLYRHLPSPTHSPSSPCHSAPPPLSSSYPHFSPPPSPMQHQRPSPMSESMPALSGNGGHHHHHHHHHHQSQGGQQLYHLSNQRSFQKQNTVQGQWLQPAKVQVVRTSQPSSSAHSSMISAYSQFGQLPQELAELGEGICPNPLDIRPSLQAQAGLSSAASYPLNDEDVDLVCQVRPAPAYGREGGGERAGVNRFGQSRHFTRNQSKAAYYPMEVTESTVEPPDSLPPLHDFQYQYQGGLRRPLSAHPTSAPAPPPRPLAHSQGISVHFSTSSGSLAGGQPGNHSQGFRTSASVQHMDSPSDLTSVGGVTGYHDDLFLISSPQSEICMVGGGTYPGEAGRSSRNTPFMGIIDRTARVQPQYQQQAPSSSASCLSPSRSWAVSSVDTVVTSPSKAPTTQGGYGQPQPSSIAYHNRSNNNAHNDNQRDYYPQGEGSVHIASQNPSYLDVKLARTLPVIHSCSDRPSDRQTGPTSPVKPKRPFVESNV, from the exons ATGCCCAGACAGAATTCTGGGAGTCGTAGTCAGCAGGACCAcagag TTCgtttcactccctctctcaACCTGAAGCCGCTCCACTTTGAGGTTTCCGGTCTCTcgtctgattggctgttcactGGCAGGGAGTGGCTTTTCCAGGAAGTGGATGCCTGTCTTCACAGCGGCGACCCAGCGACCAGTCGGGGCGTGGTGATCGTCGGCAACATGGGCTTCGGCAAAACGGCCATCATCGCCCGTCTGGTGGCtctcagttgtcatggaaaccGCTTGTGGCCCACCGCCGAAAGCAGCCAGACGATGCCCAAAC ATGCAGAGGCTGTTTCTTTCTCCCACGACTCCctgggaagaggaggaggaggagatgaaggaggaggaggaagctgtCCAGGGACTccagagatgaggaggaggcagGAGGCAGCGCTGAGGAGGCTCTCAGGACAG GTCGTCTCGTATCACTTCTGTCAGGCTGATAACTGTCACACCTGTCTGGTTCCCGAGTTCGTCCACAACATGGCGGCGATGCTGAGTGACGCCCCTCAGCTGTCGGTCTATAGAGAGCTCCTGCACCGGTCGCCACAGCTGCAGAGCACGCTCAGTCTGCGCTCCTGCATCCAGGATCCCAGCTCCGCCCTCCAGAAAGGAATACTAGAACCACTGGACGCTCTCTACAGAG AGAGGAAGTTACAcgtggagggggcggggcttattGTGCTAATCGATGGACTGAATGAGGCAGAGTTCCACCGGCCAGACTACGGTGACACACTGACTTCCTTCCTGAACCGAAATATCCAGAAATTTCCTTCCTGGTTGAAAGTCATCACCACTGTGAGGACCGGACAGCAG GACGTCACGCGCTCTCTGCCGTTTCACTGCATCTCTCTGGACAGGATGGAGGAGAACAGCGCCATAGACCAGGACCTGCAG GGTTACCTGATGCAGCGTATCCACAGCAGCGCAGAGATCCAGAGCAACGTGTCGCTGAGCAACGGTCGCCTCGACAACACGGCGCTGGCCAAGCTGATCAGCCACCTGAAGAGCCTGAGCAGGGGCTCGTACCTGTACCTGAAACTGACCCTGGATCTGATCGAGGGAGGATACCTGGTCCTGAAGAGCTCCAGCTTCAAG gtggtcCCTGTGAGTCTAGCTGAAGTCTacctgctgcagctcaacaTGCGGTTTCCCACCCAGTCATCTTTCCAGAGAGTTCTGCCACTTCTCAACGTGACTGTGGCGTCGCTGCACCCACTGACCGACCAGCAG CTGTTTGAGGTGGTAAACGCCGGCGCTCTGAGCGGAGGGACGCTGCACTGGGGAGAGTTTGTGCACCGGGTGGAGCAGCTCTCGCCTTTCCTGCTGCGACGGAGCGACGGCAGCAGGATGCTGAACCACGCCTCTTTCAGGGAGTGGCTGATGTGGAGAGAGGAGGGTCAGGACGACAGGTTCCTCTGCGACCCCAG GAGCGGTCACACTCTGCTGGCGTTCTGGCTCTGCAGACAGGACGGAAAGTTGAACCGACAGCAAACACTGGAGCTGGGACATCACATCCTGAAGGCTCACATCTACAAG GGTCTGAGTAAGAAGCTCGGGGTCTCCTCGTCAGTCCTGCAGGGGCTGTGGTTGTCCTACAGCACAGAGAGTCTGAGTCCTGCTCTGTCGTCGCTGAGGAACCTGTACACCCCCAACATCAAG GTGAGCAGGCTGCTGATTATGGGCGGGGCTGATGTGGATGTGCGGAGTGACGTCCTGAACAACGCCCCCCTGCTGTGCGTCCATGCTCACCTGGGACACAGAGACGCTGTGGCGCTGCTGCTCGACCTCGGAgctcag GTGGACGCTCAGTCACATGATGGTCTGACTGCGCTGGGATTCGCTGCTGCAGCCGGACATCTGGACATCGTCACCATGTTGAGTCAGCACAGAGCAAAG GTGGGACACGTGGACAGCTCAGGTCGCTGTGTGTTGGTGCACGCCGCTCAGCGCGGTCACCTCAACGTGCTGAGCTTCCTGCTGAAGCGTGCGGACTGGAGCTGCACTTCCTGCTGCGGCCAGAGGGAGGCGAGCAGGCGTCAGGCACTGCAGCAGGCGCTGACCGCAGCCGCCAGCATGGGCCAATCAGAGCTGTTGTCGTACCTCCTGGATCTCCCAGAGGaagacgaggaagaggaggagagacctGAGATCAACACAGCCGACAGTCTGTGGGGGGAGACAG ctctgacagcagcagcaggaagtggccgcctgtctgtctgcagacTGTTGTTGGATCAGGGAGCGGCTGTAGAACAAGGCAACAGGCGCGGCGTCACTCCGCTCGTCAGCGCTGTGAGACGAGGACACTGGCAg GTGGTGGAGCTCTTACTGAGTCACGGGGTGGAGGTCAACACGATGGACCAGCAGGGTCGAACTGCTCTGATGACGGCAGCCTCAGAGGGACATGTGACCAGCGCCCAGCTGCTGCTGGATCATG GAGCGTCTCTTGAGCAGACGGACAGGGAGGGGTTAACAGCGCTGAGCTGGGCGTGTCTCAAAGGCCAGCTCCCATTGGTCAGAGAGCTGGTGGAGAGAGGAGCAGCCACGACTCACGCTGACCGCAGCGGACGCACACCTCTGGATCTGGCTGCGTTCCGCGGTGACCCTGAAGTG GTGCAGCACCTGGTGGATCACGGTGCGTCGGTGGAGCACGTGGACTGCAGCGGGATGCGTCCTCTGGACCGGGCGGTCGGCTGCAGAAACACCTCAGCAGTCATCGCTCTGCTCAAAAAGGGAGCCAAGATTG gaccAGCGACGTGGGCCATGGCGACCTCTAAACCCGACATCCTAATGGTTCTGCTCAGTAAACTGATCCAAGAGGGAGACAGACTGTACAAG cAAGGTAAAGTGAGGGAAGGAGCTCACTCCTACCAGTCGGCTCTCCAGAAGTTTCCAGGCGACGAGCTGAAGACGTTCAGAcagctgagagtgtgtgtgctgctcaaCCTGTCCCGCTGCCACCGCAAGATGAAC GATTTTGGCCTCGCTGAGGAGTTTGCAACCAAGGCGCTGGAGCTGAAAGCAAAATCCTACGAAGCCTTTTACGCCCGAGCCCGTGCCAAACGTGGACGCAG ACAGTTCCATGCCGCCCTGGAGGACCTGATTGAGGCGAGCAACCTGTGCCCAACCAACCGGGAGATCCAGCGCCTGTTGTCCCGGGTCAAAGAGGAGTGTCGGCAGgctgcacaacaacaacaagactcTCCCCCTCCTTCGTCACATCGTGTTCATCAACAAAACGTGGCCGTTAATGAGGCCTGGAGCAGAGACTCAGGTTGTCTGCAGGTGCAGGACAGGGAGGGGCTtactgaggaagaagaggaagaggagcaaaGGGAGGAGGGGAGTCACAGGGAAGGAgatgctcctcctcctcactcctcctTCCACCCTCCACCTGTGGTTCAAAGTCTTGACACCCACGGCCGCCCTGGCGTGCCAtcatcctcctctctttctcccactcACCTGTATCGTCACCTCCCCAGCCCCACCCACTCCCCGTCTTCTCCATGTCACTCTGCGCCTCCTCCTCTATCCTCCTCTTATCCCCATTTcagccctcctccctccccgATGCAGCATCAGCGACCCAGTCCAATGTCGGAAAGTATGCCTGCGTTGTCAGGGAATGGaggtcaccaccaccaccaccaccaccaccaccaccagagcCAGGGAGGGCAGCAGCTCTACCACCTGTCCAATCAGAGATCCTTCCAGAAGCAGAACACTGTTCAAGGCCAGTGGCTCCAACCAGCCAAAGTCCAGGTCGTCAGAACCAGTCAGCCCAGTTCCTCGGCCCACTCCAGCATGATTTCTGCTTACTCCCAGTTTGGCCAATTGCCACAAGAACTGGCCGAGCTGGGGGAGGGCATCTGCCCGAACCCCCTCGACATCAGGCCCAGCCTGCAGGCCCAGGCTGGTCTGAGCTCTGCAGCTTCATATCCACTGAATGATGAAGACGTTGACTTGGTTTGCCAGGTAAGACCTGCACCAGCCTacgggagagagggaggaggggagagggcgggtgtaaatcgattTGGCCAGTCCCGTCACTTCACTCGCAACCAATCCAAAGCAGCCTACTACCCCATGGAAGTTACCGAGTCGACAGTGGAACCTCCTGACAGCCTTCCACCGTTGCACGATTTCCAATACCAGTATCAGGGGGGACTACGACGCCCGCTCAGTGCCCACCCAACCTCCGCCCCGGCTCCTCCCCCCAGGCCTCTTGCCCACTCCCAGGGTATCAGTGTCCATTTCTCCACCAGCAGCGGCAGCCTTGCAGGTGGGCAGCCCGGTAATCACAGCCAAGGCTTTAGGACCTCAGCCTCTGTCCAACACATGGATTCACCTTCAGATCTGACCTCGGTTGGAGGGGTTACTGGTTACCATGACGATCTCTTTTTGATCTCCTCTCCCCAATCAGAAATATGCATGGTCGGAGGCGGGACCTATCCTGGAGAGGCCGGCCGATCATCTAGGAACACTCCTTTTATGGGCATAATCGACAGGACGGCGAGGGTTCAGCCGCAGTACCAACAACAGGCTCCATCCAGTTCAGCGTCCTGTCTCAGCCCGTCTCGCTCCTGGGCCGTCTCGTCAGTGGACACGGTTGTAACCTCACCCAGCAAAGCCCCCACCACTCAAGGAGGCTACGGTCAACCCCAGCCATCCTCCATCGCCTACCACAACCGCAGCAACAACAACGCCCACAATGACAACCAGCGCGACTACTATCCTCAGGGTGAAGGCTCGGTGCACATCGCCAGTCAGAATCCCTCCTACCTGGATGTGAAGCTGGCCCGAACGCTGCCGGTGATTCATAGCTGCTCAGACAGACCCAGTGACAGACAGACGGGCCCTACCTCTCCTGTCAAACCAAAAAGACCTTTTGTAGAGTCCAACGTATAG